From the Candidatus Zixiibacteriota bacterium genome, the window CTGCCTGACTCCCGACAATTCATCTTTGATTGAGGCCAGCCCTTCGGCCAATAATCCGAGAATAAATGATAAAGCCCCCAGCACCATCAGTAAGATTACAAGATATAACAAAGGTCGAAGTCCGATATCATAAACGAATCTCAAATATATGGCGCCCAGTCCAACCAATAAGCCGAGACTAATAAGAAGACCGCCGATAAATCCAAAAAACAGCAATGGTTTTCGAAGTAAGGTCAATTGTGATTTAACGGCCAGCATATCGAGAATCCCAATCGGGATTCGCCCCAAACCGGAAAATTTGGATGACCCGCTATGACGGTCATAAAGAGGTATTTTCACTTCATCAACGCGATACCCCTGCTCAACGGCGAGGGCAACCAGATACCTATGCCAGTCTTTGCGCAGGAAAATATCTTCGACGATATTCCGACGGAAGGCCTTGACAGAATTCAAATCATGCACTTTAAGTCCGAATAATTTTCTTGATAGGCTATTAAAAACTCGGGATACCAATCGTTTGCTGTATTTACCCTGTTTCCACCCCGTCACGAGATCGTTGCCTTCATCGATTTTTTCGATCATCTCGGGAATATTTTCAGGCTTATATTGCAAATCCGCCGGATAAAAAACAAAGATATCTCCTCGGGCCATTGAAAATCCTGTCTGCAAGGCCTGAGTCAATCCGCGGTTGTTTCCATGCGAGGCCGTACGGAGGAATTTATGGGTTTGAGACATTTGCGCCAAAACCTGAGGGGTTGTATCGGTCGAGCCGTCATCGATAATAATCACTTCAAACGAAAATCGTGCCCTTTCGCCCATTAGTGCAAACTGGCGGCATAATTCCTCAATATTGCCTTCTTCGTTGAAAGCGGGAATTATTATCGACACGTATGGATTTTTCCCCATCGTCGTCAT encodes:
- a CDS encoding glycosyltransferase family 2 protein, translating into MEMTTMGKNPYVSIIIPAFNEEGNIEELCRQFALMGERARFSFEVIIIDDGSTDTTPQVLAQMSQTHKFLRTASHGNNRGLTQALQTGFSMARGDIFVFYPADLQYKPENIPEMIEKIDEGNDLVTGWKQGKYSKRLVSRVFNSLSRKLFGLKVHDLNSVKAFRRNIVEDIFLRKDWHRYLVALAVEQGYRVDEVKIPLYDRHSGSSKFSGLGRIPIGILDMLAVKSQLTLLRKPLLFFGFIGGLLISLGLLVGLGAIYLRFVYDIGLRPLLYLVILLMVLGALSFILGLLAEGLASIKDELSGVRQSVRRLENKLGNNNKDNSGH